From a single Anaerolineaceae bacterium oral taxon 439 genomic region:
- a CDS encoding rubredoxin has protein sequence MKKYICPACQYIYDPSVGDPDSGIEPGTAFEDIPDDWVCPICGLGKADFELYEE, from the coding sequence ATGAAAAAATATATATGCCCCGCGTGCCAGTACATTTATGATCCGTCCGTTGGCGATCCCGACAGCGGAATCGAACCCGGAACCGCGTTTGAAGACATCCCGGACGATTGGGTATGCCCGATCTGCGGCCTTGGCAAAGCTGATTTCGAGCTCTACGAAGAATAA
- a CDS encoding single-stranded-DNA-specific exonuclease RecJ, with protein MNPTGERRIESLSRWRLPPEMPFAVMRELQDFSRIQQRLLFNRDILSAFDAHAFLLPRPFHSPFELKTMRTAVETILETIDADGKIVVYGDYDVDGVTASSLLVQALRALGADASGYIPNRFEEGYGVNPAAIEQLAKSGTALTVTVDCGIRSPEEVELAKSLGMKMIVTDHHEPGPVLPDASAVINPKRPDDAYPDKDLAGVGLSYKLAAALLSARPVPGVRAEDWLDFVAIGTICDMVPLRGENRDLARAGLELLRKSSRPCIVALAQVSGVEVPKIDSQSIGFSFGPRLNAAGRLETAMLSFNLMMSADKDEALRFAEELNVINRQRQAMTEEIQQSVLAGIDENAVPPIVFAADESYNMGVVGLGASRITEKLNRPAIVGAISGGEIRASCRSIADFSIIDALDSCAGLFVRHGGHPMAAGFTISTANWDALRERLTLYAEERLSGKDLRPVKDVEAELKTAYCNEETVAQIRALEPFGTGNREPLFLLRAVRVKSAQLVGKDKTHLRLEVADGNDRALQAIAFRQGPRIPPVGALLDLLFGLDINEFQGKRSIQLRVVDFRTAEERAAKSDVP; from the coding sequence ATGAACCCGACCGGCGAGAGACGAATCGAATCCCTGTCGAGATGGAGACTGCCGCCGGAAATGCCGTTCGCCGTCATGCGCGAGCTGCAAGACTTTTCGCGCATTCAGCAACGCCTCCTCTTCAATCGGGATATCCTGTCGGCTTTCGATGCGCATGCGTTCCTGCTGCCCAGGCCGTTCCACTCGCCGTTCGAGCTGAAAACAATGCGAACCGCGGTTGAAACGATCCTTGAAACGATCGACGCTGACGGGAAAATCGTCGTTTACGGCGATTACGACGTCGACGGCGTGACCGCGTCCTCTCTCCTCGTCCAGGCGCTCCGGGCGCTGGGCGCGGACGCCTCCGGCTATATTCCGAACCGCTTCGAAGAAGGCTACGGAGTCAACCCCGCCGCCATCGAGCAGCTCGCCAAAAGCGGGACCGCGCTGACGGTTACGGTTGACTGCGGAATTCGCTCGCCCGAAGAAGTCGAACTGGCGAAGTCGCTGGGAATGAAAATGATCGTCACGGATCATCATGAGCCCGGTCCCGTCCTCCCAGACGCATCCGCCGTCATTAACCCCAAGCGTCCGGACGACGCTTATCCGGATAAAGACCTCGCCGGCGTCGGGCTGTCGTATAAGCTCGCCGCCGCGCTGTTGTCGGCGCGTCCCGTTCCCGGCGTCCGCGCTGAAGACTGGCTCGATTTCGTCGCGATCGGAACGATCTGCGACATGGTTCCGCTGCGTGGAGAGAACCGGGATCTGGCCCGCGCCGGACTCGAATTGCTGCGGAAGTCGTCCCGCCCCTGTATCGTCGCGTTAGCGCAGGTCAGCGGCGTCGAAGTCCCCAAAATCGATTCGCAATCGATCGGTTTCAGCTTCGGACCGCGCCTGAACGCGGCTGGACGCCTCGAAACCGCGATGCTTTCGTTTAATTTGATGATGTCCGCCGATAAGGACGAGGCGCTCCGTTTCGCCGAAGAGCTTAACGTTATCAACCGCCAGCGGCAGGCCATGACCGAAGAAATCCAGCAGTCCGTCCTCGCCGGAATCGACGAAAACGCGGTCCCGCCGATCGTCTTCGCCGCGGACGAGTCGTACAATATGGGCGTCGTCGGCTTAGGCGCATCCCGGATCACTGAAAAACTCAACCGCCCGGCTATCGTCGGCGCCATCAGCGGCGGCGAAATCCGGGCGTCCTGCCGCTCGATCGCCGACTTCAGTATCATCGACGCGCTCGACAGCTGCGCCGGGCTGTTCGTCCGCCACGGCGGTCATCCTATGGCGGCCGGGTTCACGATTTCAACGGCAAACTGGGACGCGCTCCGGGAACGGCTGACGCTGTACGCCGAAGAGCGCCTCAGCGGGAAAGACCTTCGGCCTGTGAAAGACGTCGAAGCCGAGCTGAAAACCGCATACTGCAACGAAGAAACCGTCGCGCAGATCCGCGCGCTCGAACCGTTCGGGACCGGGAACCGCGAACCGCTCTTCCTCCTCCGCGCTGTCCGCGTCAAATCCGCGCAGCTCGTCGGCAAAGATAAAACGCACCTGCGGCTCGAGGTCGCAGACGGAAACGACCGCGCGCTGCAGGCGATCGCCTTCCGGCAGGGTCCGCGAATTCCTCCCGTCGGCGCGCTGCTGGACCTCCTCTTCGGGCTCGATATCAACGAGTTTCAGGGAAAGCGCTCGATCCAGCTCCGCGTCGTCGACTTCCGCACGGCGGAGGAACGAGCCGCCAAATCGGACGTTCCGTAA
- a CDS encoding iron ABC transporter permease, which yields MKKNNRFRLDIWGITTLLLLAFYLIFMVYPFGNVIKMAFYDNQNEGFTLSNFVKFFSKPYYSSTLVNSFKVSFWATVTSLLVGIPLAYFFAMYHLRGKRLLYLLVIISSMSAPFVSAYSWILLLGRNGTITKFVRMLLPITLPDIYGFNGMLLVFTTQLYSLVFLYVLGALMKVDNSLLEASENMGCSGVKRFFKVIMPLIMPTNLAAALLVFIRALSDFGTPMLMGEGYRTFPVILYNEFVGEVSQNKGFSSAIAVIAIMITAIVFIVQSIATKKTSVSMSALHPIEPKNIHGLKSLLIHLFSYNVVGISILPQIYVIYCSFRKTSGTIYVDSHSLDSYREMFGRLGRSVQNTIIIPGVAIAITVLMAVLMAYLSVRRSNPLSKTVDTLSIVPYIIPGTVVGIAMVTSFNHKPLLLTNTMIIMIISLIIRRIPYTVRSSVAILHQISITIEEAAISLGSNKVNTFFKITLPMMSSGVIAGAILSWVTMISEMSTAMILYTGKTQTLTVAIYGQIIRGNYGIASAMASLLTVLTILSLVVFSRLNKNSSITM from the coding sequence ATGAAAAAGAACAACCGATTCCGTCTGGATATTTGGGGTATCACAACTTTACTGCTGTTGGCTTTCTATCTAATTTTTATGGTGTATCCTTTTGGGAATGTCATAAAAATGGCTTTTTATGATAACCAAAACGAAGGCTTTACTCTGAGTAATTTTGTAAAGTTTTTTTCGAAGCCATATTATTCCTCTACACTTGTTAACAGCTTTAAAGTCTCATTCTGGGCGACAGTTACATCTCTTCTCGTGGGTATACCTCTGGCTTATTTTTTTGCCATGTATCACCTTCGCGGCAAGCGGCTGCTCTATCTTTTAGTAATAATTTCCTCAATGTCCGCACCTTTTGTTAGCGCTTATTCTTGGATACTTCTTCTTGGAAGGAATGGAACGATCACAAAATTTGTAAGGATGTTGCTGCCGATTACTCTGCCGGACATCTACGGTTTTAACGGTATGCTGTTAGTGTTTACGACTCAGCTCTACTCTCTGGTGTTCCTCTATGTCCTTGGAGCGCTTATGAAGGTAGATAATTCTCTTCTTGAAGCTAGCGAAAACATGGGGTGCAGTGGTGTTAAGCGATTCTTTAAGGTAATAATGCCTCTTATTATGCCGACAAATCTGGCGGCTGCTCTTCTTGTGTTTATCAGAGCTCTCTCCGATTTTGGAACGCCTATGCTTATGGGCGAAGGTTATAGAACTTTTCCAGTAATCTTGTACAATGAATTTGTTGGAGAAGTTTCTCAGAATAAGGGTTTCTCTTCTGCAATAGCGGTTATTGCCATAATGATTACTGCAATAGTGTTCATTGTACAGAGCATAGCGACAAAGAAAACCAGCGTGTCTATGAGTGCCCTTCATCCAATAGAACCAAAAAATATCCACGGACTTAAAAGTCTTCTCATACATCTTTTTAGCTATAACGTTGTAGGGATTTCTATCCTTCCGCAAATCTATGTTATCTACTGTTCATTTAGAAAGACTAGTGGGACGATATATGTGGATTCACACAGTCTAGATAGTTACCGCGAGATGTTTGGCAGACTAGGAAGAAGTGTGCAGAACACAATAATCATACCCGGTGTTGCGATAGCTATAACGGTACTTATGGCAGTCTTGATGGCATATCTTTCTGTTCGCAGGAGTAATCCGCTCAGCAAGACTGTGGATACTTTAAGTATAGTGCCGTACATAATACCTGGCACAGTCGTTGGTATAGCGATGGTGACGAGCTTCAATCATAAGCCGCTGCTCCTGACAAATACGATGATCATTATGATAATTTCACTGATAATTAGAAGAATACCATATACGGTCCGATCTTCCGTTGCAATTTTACACCAAATATCAATAACGATTGAGGAGGCGGCTATCTCGCTTGGCAGTAATAAAGTGAATACATTTTTCAAGATCACTCTGCCAATGATGTCTTCAGGGGTGATTGCCGGGGCGATTCTGAGCTGGGTCACGATGATATCCGAGATGTCTACCGCGATGATACTCTATACAGGAAAAACACAGACTCTAACCGTAGCCATATATGGTCAAATTATACGCGGGAATTACGGAATAGCCTCGGCGATGGCAAGCTTACTCACTGTTCTTACTATTTTGTCTCTTGTGGTATTCAGCAGGCTGAATAAGAACAGTTCAATAACTATGTGA
- a CDS encoding rubrerythrin, with product MELKGSKTEKNLMAAFAGESQATNKYAFYASAAKKEGYEQVAAIFTETSGNEREHAKLWFKYLHNGKVPSTSVNLLDAAAGENYEWTDMYKSFAQTAREEGFMEIAARFELVGKIEAAHEKRYRKLAANLDDGKVFDRDEEVVWICRNCGHLHLGKKAPEICPTCAHPKAFFEIAADNY from the coding sequence ATGGAACTCAAAGGTTCGAAAACTGAAAAAAATTTAATGGCGGCGTTCGCCGGCGAATCGCAGGCGACAAATAAGTATGCCTTCTACGCTTCCGCGGCGAAAAAAGAAGGCTATGAGCAGGTCGCCGCAATCTTCACCGAAACCTCCGGCAATGAGCGGGAACATGCCAAACTCTGGTTCAAATATTTGCATAACGGCAAAGTCCCGTCCACCAGCGTCAACCTGCTGGATGCCGCCGCCGGCGAAAATTATGAGTGGACCGACATGTACAAATCGTTCGCCCAAACCGCCCGCGAAGAAGGATTCATGGAAATCGCAGCCAGGTTCGAGCTCGTCGGAAAGATCGAAGCGGCTCACGAAAAACGCTATCGAAAATTAGCCGCCAACCTCGACGACGGCAAGGTTTTCGACCGGGACGAGGAAGTCGTCTGGATTTGCCGCAACTGCGGTCATCTTCATCTTGGGAAGAAAGCCCCGGAAATCTGCCCCACCTGCGCGCATCCGAAAGCTTTCTTCGAAATCGCCGCCGATAATTACTGA
- a CDS encoding alanine racemase, giving the protein MTASIAEITEPVALISGPRLRENYRKLRELAGTDVLAVVKANAYGHGAIEVSRCLAEIGCPFFAVARFSEAVELRHAGIETPILVLGRIAAEEAPYAARLRLHVTLFSAEQARQYASALRSAKRTLKVHIKIDTGMGRLGQFPVDAPDFIRSLGAFSRLEIAGIYSHLATADNADRSAAERQTADFQALIQTLESTGDRPPLVHVANSAAILTLDQARAFDLVRAGIALYGLEPSPDCPLPAGIEPVLSLRTRVISIRTFPPGSAIGYGGRYVVGTAPEKIAVIAVGYADGFRRVAGNAVLIGGRKLPIVGTVCMDQCMVRVPDELPVKEGDEAVLIGRQRGASISADDLARLWGTINYEVTSGLSARVQRVVA; this is encoded by the coding sequence ATGACCGCTTCCATCGCCGAAATAACCGAACCGGTCGCGCTGATTTCCGGGCCGCGCCTCCGCGAAAATTACCGGAAGCTCCGCGAGCTCGCCGGGACGGATGTCCTCGCCGTCGTCAAGGCAAACGCCTACGGTCATGGCGCGATCGAAGTCAGCCGCTGTTTAGCGGAGATCGGCTGCCCCTTTTTCGCCGTCGCCCGCTTCTCGGAGGCGGTCGAGCTGCGGCATGCCGGGATCGAAACGCCGATCCTCGTCCTCGGGCGGATCGCCGCCGAAGAAGCGCCGTACGCCGCCCGTCTCAGGCTGCATGTCACCCTCTTTTCCGCAGAGCAGGCGCGTCAATACGCGAGCGCGCTCCGCAGCGCGAAACGTACTCTCAAAGTCCATATCAAAATTGACACGGGCATGGGCCGCCTCGGCCAATTTCCCGTCGACGCGCCAGACTTTATCCGCTCCCTCGGCGCCTTTTCCAGGCTCGAAATCGCCGGTATCTATTCGCATCTCGCGACCGCCGACAACGCCGACCGCAGCGCCGCCGAACGGCAAACCGCCGATTTTCAGGCGCTCATCCAAACGCTCGAAAGTACCGGCGACCGTCCCCCGCTCGTTCATGTCGCAAACTCCGCGGCGATCCTGACCCTCGATCAGGCGCGCGCGTTCGACCTGGTCCGTGCCGGGATCGCGCTTTACGGCCTGGAACCTTCGCCGGACTGCCCCCTGCCCGCCGGAATCGAACCCGTTTTATCGCTGAGGACCCGGGTCATCTCCATACGGACGTTTCCGCCCGGGAGCGCGATCGGATACGGCGGACGCTACGTCGTTGGGACTGCGCCCGAAAAAATCGCCGTGATCGCGGTCGGTTACGCCGATGGGTTCCGACGGGTCGCCGGGAACGCGGTCCTGATCGGCGGGCGAAAACTCCCGATCGTCGGAACGGTCTGCATGGATCAATGCATGGTCCGCGTTCCGGACGAGCTCCCGGTTAAGGAAGGCGACGAAGCCGTCCTGATCGGGCGGCAGCGCGGCGCATCGATCAGCGCCGACGACCTCGCGCGCCTGTGGGGAACGATAAATTACGAGGTTACTTCCGGACTGTCGGCGCGCGTCCAAAGGGTCGTCGCATGA
- a CDS encoding heme ABC transporter ATP-binding protein: MAVNQNHPETKHICKLQMVDITKRFPGVLANDRVNLEVNEGEILALLGENGAGKSTLMKQLYGLYKPDGGKILINGEEVVFHSPTDAINAGIGMIHQHFMLVSNLTVLENIALGLKSSRGPFLEMDVVRKRTMEICEKYKLAVNPDAYIWQLAVGEQQRVEIIKALYRGADLLILDEPTAVLTPQEVDDFFVILKKMAAANHSLIFISHKLHEVIEISDQIAVLRDGRSVSQERNSNLTKTDLAEKMVGRPVVLQYDKSACDRKEVRLSIRGLYVNNDWDEERVTDFSLDISGGEIVGLAGVSGNGQRELAQALSGLRKPVQGSILVNGKDLTFAGPYEHNLAGQSYIPEERNKEGIVKDFNISENFILEDHDKSPYSEHSFFNFPVITRKTQRAVDEFTVKTPNLNVMIKNLSGGNVQKLILARELERDPSILIAAQPTRGVDIGASEYIHKRLLGQREKGTATLLISEDLDEIRALSDRIAVIFEGRLMGIVDAAQVTTQQLGLMMAGTPRDEVRDQMGDAFAVIR, encoded by the coding sequence ATGGCGGTGAATCAGAATCATCCTGAAACGAAGCATATCTGCAAATTGCAGATGGTCGATATTACCAAGCGTTTCCCGGGCGTCCTGGCGAACGATCGTGTGAATCTCGAAGTCAACGAAGGCGAGATTCTGGCGCTTCTGGGCGAGAACGGCGCGGGGAAGAGCACGCTGATGAAGCAGCTGTACGGTCTGTATAAGCCCGACGGCGGGAAGATCCTGATTAACGGCGAAGAGGTCGTTTTCCATTCGCCGACGGACGCGATCAACGCCGGAATCGGCATGATCCATCAGCATTTCATGCTGGTATCGAACCTGACCGTTCTGGAGAATATCGCGTTGGGGCTGAAATCGAGCCGCGGACCGTTTTTGGAGATGGACGTCGTTCGGAAGCGGACGATGGAAATCTGCGAGAAGTATAAGTTGGCGGTGAACCCTGACGCGTACATCTGGCAGCTGGCGGTCGGCGAACAGCAGCGCGTCGAGATTATCAAGGCGCTGTACCGGGGGGCCGACTTGCTGATTCTGGACGAGCCGACGGCGGTCCTGACGCCGCAGGAGGTCGACGATTTTTTCGTGATCCTGAAGAAGATGGCGGCGGCGAATCATTCGCTGATCTTCATTTCGCATAAGCTGCATGAGGTGATCGAAATTTCGGATCAGATCGCGGTCCTCCGGGACGGGCGTTCGGTTTCGCAGGAGCGCAATTCCAACCTGACCAAGACCGATCTGGCCGAGAAGATGGTCGGCCGGCCGGTCGTGCTTCAATATGATAAGAGCGCCTGCGACCGGAAGGAGGTCCGCTTATCGATCCGCGGCCTGTACGTCAATAACGATTGGGACGAGGAGCGCGTGACCGATTTTTCGCTGGATATCAGCGGCGGCGAAATCGTCGGGCTGGCGGGGGTTTCCGGGAACGGTCAGCGCGAACTCGCGCAGGCGCTCAGCGGGCTCCGCAAGCCGGTTCAGGGGTCGATCCTCGTCAACGGGAAGGATTTGACGTTCGCCGGTCCTTACGAACATAATCTTGCCGGGCAGTCGTACATTCCGGAGGAGCGCAACAAGGAAGGGATTGTCAAGGATTTTAATATTTCCGAGAACTTTATCCTCGAGGATCACGATAAATCGCCGTACTCGGAGCATTCGTTCTTCAACTTCCCGGTCATTACGCGGAAAACGCAGCGCGCGGTCGACGAATTCACGGTCAAAACGCCGAATTTAAACGTCATGATCAAGAATTTATCCGGCGGCAACGTTCAGAAGCTCATTTTAGCGCGCGAGCTGGAGCGCGATCCGTCGATCCTGATCGCTGCTCAGCCGACCCGCGGGGTCGATATCGGCGCGTCTGAATATATCCATAAGCGGTTACTGGGGCAGCGGGAAAAAGGGACGGCGACGCTCCTGATTTCCGAGGACCTCGACGAGATCCGCGCGCTTTCTGATCGGATTGCGGTTATTTTTGAAGGGCGGCTGATGGGGATCGTTGACGCGGCTCAGGTCACGACGCAGCAGTTGGGCCTGATGATGGCGGGGACGCCGCGGGATGAGGTCCGGGACCAGATGGGCGACGCGTTCGCGGTCATCCGCTGA
- a CDS encoding ABC transporter permease → MHNLLNAATLFGIIGMAIKLAMPYLYAGLGELFDQAAGVFNLGTEGIMLIGAFSSFYVVYLTGNSGLGILAAILSGFLMALLMAVISITFKAPQGISGIGLTMFGTGLSSLLFKTILEGTVLSIDGFPNLPLPLLSKIPYIGDAFFNHNIMVYGAYLLVPLASLVLYKTTFGLKVRAVGQNPQAADTLGVSVNFIRYCCVCAGGVLSGLAGATFTLANINMFQEKMTNGTGFIAVALVYFSGWKPKGVLAGALLFSFVNAFQLRMQVLGIEIPSDIAMMLPYLLTILTLVFVKSRDKPAALAVPYERSEN, encoded by the coding sequence ATGCATAACTTATTGAACGCCGCAACGTTATTCGGGATCATCGGCATGGCGATCAAGCTGGCGATGCCGTACCTGTACGCAGGGTTAGGCGAGTTATTCGATCAAGCCGCGGGCGTCTTCAACCTGGGGACGGAAGGGATCATGCTGATCGGGGCGTTTTCGTCCTTCTACGTCGTTTACCTGACCGGGAATTCAGGGCTGGGGATATTAGCCGCGATCCTGAGCGGATTCCTGATGGCGCTGCTGATGGCCGTGATCAGTATTACGTTTAAAGCGCCGCAGGGGATCAGCGGTATCGGGCTGACGATGTTCGGGACCGGCCTGTCGTCGCTGCTGTTCAAGACGATTCTGGAGGGGACGGTGCTGTCCATTGATGGGTTCCCGAACCTGCCGCTCCCGCTGCTGTCGAAGATTCCGTATATCGGCGACGCGTTTTTCAATCATAATATCATGGTGTACGGCGCGTATCTCCTCGTTCCGTTGGCGTCGCTCGTGCTGTATAAGACGACGTTCGGCCTGAAGGTCCGCGCAGTGGGGCAGAACCCGCAGGCGGCGGATACGCTCGGCGTCAGCGTCAATTTTATCCGTTACTGCTGCGTCTGCGCTGGCGGGGTATTATCCGGACTCGCCGGAGCGACGTTTACGCTGGCGAATATCAATATGTTCCAGGAAAAAATGACGAACGGGACAGGGTTTATCGCGGTCGCGCTCGTTTATTTCAGCGGCTGGAAGCCGAAAGGGGTTCTCGCCGGGGCGCTGCTTTTCAGTTTCGTTAACGCGTTCCAGCTGCGGATGCAGGTTCTGGGGATCGAGATCCCGTCGGATATCGCGATGATGCTCCCGTATTTGCTGACGATTTTGACGCTGGTCTTCGTGAAGAGCCGCGATAAGCCGGCGGCGTTGGCGGTTCCATACGAGCGGAGCGAGAATTAG
- a CDS encoding glucosamine-fructose-6-phosphate aminotransferase: MIKFDEEKKLISVQGALTLRPEIEEIVDEITSAGFANLCWLGIGGTYASGLQVEVHMKEKSDLELFTLNAAEYLTTGNRRVRSDTIVVISSVTGSTVEMVDAVKKAKSEGAKVIGFIDKPEAELAKIVDWVIAYPANEQLKFFMVADRFMHNRGEFPEYTTYYSQLDSHLAQNLVDVEKKADEFGRAFAQRHHEDKIHYFVGSGNQYGSTYSYAMCYWEEQHWLRTKSIHSAEFFHGMLEIIDRDTPVTVFLGEDAQRSLSERVARFLPKVCANYTFIDSKDYELPGIDERFRGNLSHLVTHAVTERIDAHMEAINCHPMEIRRYYRQFDY; encoded by the coding sequence ATGATAAAATTTGATGAAGAGAAAAAGTTAATCAGTGTTCAAGGGGCCCTCACGCTTCGTCCTGAAATCGAAGAAATAGTTGACGAAATTACCTCGGCAGGTTTTGCAAATCTTTGTTGGCTTGGTATAGGCGGTACATATGCGTCCGGCCTTCAGGTAGAGGTTCATATGAAGGAGAAGTCTGATCTTGAGCTCTTTACGCTCAACGCGGCCGAATACCTGACTACAGGCAACCGTCGTGTCCGCAGCGATACGATCGTCGTTATCTCCTCGGTTACGGGTAGTACGGTCGAGATGGTGGACGCCGTCAAGAAAGCCAAATCAGAGGGGGCAAAAGTTATCGGCTTTATTGACAAGCCTGAGGCAGAGCTTGCAAAAATAGTGGATTGGGTGATTGCATATCCCGCCAACGAGCAGCTCAAATTCTTTATGGTTGCAGACCGGTTTATGCATAATCGGGGAGAGTTCCCGGAGTACACAACATATTATTCTCAGTTGGATTCCCATCTTGCGCAGAACCTTGTGGATGTTGAGAAAAAGGCTGATGAATTTGGACGAGCCTTTGCGCAAAGACACCATGAGGATAAAATTCACTATTTTGTAGGATCTGGCAATCAGTATGGTTCGACCTATTCCTATGCTATGTGTTATTGGGAGGAACAACATTGGCTCCGGACAAAGAGTATACATTCTGCGGAGTTTTTCCATGGGATGTTGGAAATCATCGACAGAGATACGCCGGTCACTGTTTTCTTGGGTGAGGACGCACAAAGAAGCCTGTCGGAGAGAGTAGCAAGATTTTTACCCAAAGTGTGCGCCAACTATACGTTTATTGACTCGAAAGATTATGAGCTTCCCGGTATTGACGAGAGGTTCAGAGGAAACCTGTCTCATCTTGTGACACATGCTGTAACGGAGAGAATTGATGCTCATATGGAAGCTATAAATTGCCATCCGATGGAGATAAGACGCTATTACAGACAATTTGATTATTGA
- a CDS encoding ABC transporter permease: protein MIDIVIPLLATAIALILGAFMLIAFRKNPLEAYAALVSGAFGSSRALIQTTLKATPLLLVGTGICIAFRGGVTNIGGEGQIIVGALSSAAVALYIPIESRWLLIPLCFLAAILSGAVWGGIPGVLKARLGVNEILTTVMMNSIAVYLSNFLLRGPMIDPREIEMGTRASQTALLPESAFLTRLAPPTQLNTGSILAVLLAVVIYVMMWKTTIGYRIRAVGLNPAASRYGGIQVPVYQALAITMAGALSGMAGAVEVLGVQHRVFENISGGYGFNGIVAALFGNLHPLGTIPASFLFGGLMVGGNKLQRMVQVNSSFVDTLLGLVVLIVVAAKVVSANRSKRRAKNA from the coding sequence ATGATCGATATCGTCATCCCGTTATTGGCAACGGCAATTGCGTTGATTCTTGGCGCGTTCATGTTGATTGCGTTTCGGAAAAATCCGCTCGAAGCTTACGCGGCGCTGGTCAGCGGCGCGTTCGGATCCTCCCGCGCGCTGATTCAGACGACGCTGAAGGCGACGCCGCTCCTGCTCGTCGGAACCGGGATCTGTATTGCGTTCCGGGGAGGGGTAACGAATATCGGAGGCGAGGGGCAGATTATCGTTGGCGCGCTGTCTTCAGCGGCGGTCGCGCTCTACATTCCGATCGAGTCGCGTTGGCTCCTGATTCCGCTCTGTTTTCTGGCGGCGATCCTGTCGGGCGCGGTCTGGGGCGGGATCCCGGGCGTCCTGAAGGCGCGTTTGGGCGTGAACGAAATCCTGACGACGGTCATGATGAATTCTATTGCGGTTTATTTGTCGAACTTCCTGCTGCGCGGGCCAATGATCGATCCGCGGGAAATCGAGATGGGGACGCGCGCGTCACAGACGGCTCTTCTTCCCGAGTCGGCGTTCCTGACGCGGCTGGCGCCGCCGACGCAGCTGAATACCGGGTCGATTCTGGCAGTGCTGCTGGCGGTCGTGATTTACGTCATGATGTGGAAGACGACGATCGGTTACCGGATCCGGGCGGTCGGGCTGAACCCCGCCGCGTCGCGCTACGGCGGGATCCAGGTCCCGGTTTATCAGGCGCTGGCGATTACGATGGCCGGGGCGTTATCCGGGATGGCGGGCGCGGTCGAGGTTTTGGGGGTGCAGCATCGCGTTTTCGAAAATATTTCCGGCGGTTACGGGTTTAACGGAATTGTCGCCGCGCTGTTCGGAAATTTGCATCCGTTAGGGACGATCCCGGCGTCGTTCCTGTTCGGCGGGCTGATGGTTGGCGGGAACAAGCTGCAGCGGATGGTTCAGGTGAACTCGTCGTTCGTTGACACGCTGCTGGGGCTGGTGGTTTTGATCGTCGTCGCGGCGAAGGTCGTTTCGGCGAACCGATCGAAGAGGAGAGCGAAGAATGCATAA